From a region of the Arachis ipaensis cultivar K30076 chromosome B09, Araip1.1, whole genome shotgun sequence genome:
- the LOC107614691 gene encoding pyrophosphate-energized vacuolar membrane proton pump-like, with protein sequence MLPEDFYSSGGRFSGTYLLPGLMRSTQRLPPHILREGLFEAITGYGLGGSSMALFGRVGGGIYTKAADVGADLVGKVERNIPEDDPRNPAVNADNVGDNVGDIAGMGSDLFGSYAESSCASLVVASISSFGIDHDFTAMLYPLLVSSVGILICLITTLFATDFFEIKAVKEIEPALKKQLIISTALMTIGIAIISWLALPSSFTIFNFGAQKKVKSWQLFLCVAVGLWAGLIIGFVTEYYTSNAYSPVQDVADSCRTGAATNVIFGLALGYKSVIIPIFAIAISIFVSFSFAAMYGIAVAALGMLSTIATGLAIDAYGPISDNAGGIAEMAGMSHRIRERTDALDAAGNTTAAIGKGFAIGSAALVSLALFGAFVSRAGISTVDVLTPKVFIGLLVGAMLPYWFSAMTMKSVGSAALKMVEEVLRQFNTIPGLMEGHAKPDYATCVKISTDASIKDMIPPGALVMLTPLIVGTFFGVETLSGVLAGALVSGVQIAISASNTGGAWDNAKKYIEDHLKIGPLATPRITTSSSSLTCHRDLVP encoded by the exons ATGCTCCCCGAGGATTTCTATTCGAGTGGTGGTCGGTTTTCTGGGACATATTTATTGCCAGGACTAATGAGAAGCACTCAGAGGTTGCCGCCTCATATATTGAG GGAAGGTCTTTTTGAGGCTATAACTGGTTATGGCTTGGGTGGATCTTCCATGGCTCTGTTTGGGAGAGTTGGTGGTGGTATCTATACCAAGGCTGCTGATGTTGGTGCTGACCTTGTaggaaaagttgaaagaaatatCCCCGAGGATGATCCAAGAAACCCTGCT GTGAATGCTGACAATGTTGGTGACAATGTTGGAGATATTGCTGGGATGGGCTCTGATCTTTTTGGCTCCTATGCCGAATCATCTTGTGCTTCCCTTGTTGTTGCTTCCATTTCCTCATTTGGAATCGACCACGACTTCACTGCTATGTTGTATCCCCTTCTTGTCAGCTCTGTGGGCATTCTCATCTGTTTGATTACTACTCTCTTTGCAACTGATTTCTTTGAGATCAAAGCCGTCAAGGAAATTGAACCAGCATTGAAAAAGCAGCTTATCATTTCTACAGCACTCATGACTATTGGAATTGCAATTATTAGTTGGCTTGCTCTCCCATCGTCCTTCACTATTTTCAACTTTGGAGCTCAGAAAAAAGTTAAGAGCTG GCAGTTATTCCTATGTGTGGCCGTAGGACTCTGGGCTGGACTTATTATAGGGTTTGTCACGGAATATTATACAAGCAATGCTTACAG CCCTGTACAAGATGTTGCTGATTCCTGCCGGACTGGAGCTGCAACCAATGTCATCTTTGGCCTTGCGCTAGGATACAAGTCTGTCATTATTCCTATTTTTGCCATTGCCATAAGTATCTTCGTAAGTTTCAGTTTTGCTGCAATGTATGGAATTGCTGTGGCTGCCCTTGGAATGCTTAGTACTATTGCTACTGGATTGGCTATTGATGCCTATGGACCTATCAGTGACAATGCTGGAGGCATTGCTGAAATGGCTGGAATGAGCCATCGTATCCGCGAGAGAACTGATGCACTGGATGCTGCTGGCAACACAACTGCTGCCATTGGCAAG GGATTCGCCATTGGATCTGCTGCTCTGGTATCTTTGGCCCTATTCGGTGCCTTTGTCAGCAGAGCAGGAATTTCAACTGTTGATGTCTTGACTCCCAAGGTCTTTATTGGACTCTTAGTTGGCGCCATGCTCCCCTACTGGTTCTCTGCCATGACCATGAAGAGTGTAGGAAGTGCAGCTTTGAAGATGGTTGAGGAAGTTCTCAGGCAGTTCAACACCATTCCAGGACTCATGGAGGGTCACGCCAAGCCTGATTATGCCACATGCGTCAAGATTTCCACTGATGCATCCATCAAGGATATGATTCCTCCAGGTGCCCTTGTCATGCTTACACCACTCATTGTCGGTACCTTCTTTGGTGTGGAAACTCTCTCAGGCGTTCTTGCAGGTGCTCTTGTTTCTGGTGTGCAG ATTGCAATATCAGCATCAAACACGGGTGGTGCCTGGGATAATGCTAAGAAGTACATTGAG GACCATCTAAAGATAGGTCCTCTAGCCACCCCCAGGATAACCACCTCCTCGTCATCATTAACTTGCCACCGTGACCTTG TTCCTTGA
- the LOC107614690 gene encoding pyrophosphate-energized vacuolar membrane proton pump-like, whose product MGSDLFGSYAESSCAALVVASISSFGIDHDFTAMLYPLLVSSVGILICLITTLFATDFFEIKAVKEIEPALKKQLIISTALMTVGIAIISWLALPSTFTIFNFGAQKEVKSWQLFLCVAVGLWAGLIIGFVTEYYTSNAYSPVQDVADSCRTGAATNVIFGLALGYKSVIIPIFAIAISIFVSFSFAAMYGIAVAALGMLSTIATGLAIDAYGPISDNAGGIAEMAGMSHRIRERTDALDAAGNTTAAIGKGFAIGSAALVSLALFGAFVSRAGISTVDVLTPKVFIGLLVGAMLPYWFSAMTMKSVGSAALKMVEEVLRQFNTIPGLMEGHAKPDYATCVKISTDASIKDMIPPGALVMLTPLIVGTFFGVETLSGVLAGALVSGVQIAISASNTGGAWDNAKKYIEDHLKIGPLATPRITTSSSSLTCHRDLVP is encoded by the exons ATGGGCTCTGATCTTTTTGGCTC CTATGCTGAATCATCTTGTGCTGCCCTTGTTGTTGCTTCCATTTCCTCATTTGGAATCGACCATGACTTCACTGCCATGTTGTATCCCCTACTTGTCAGCTCTGTGGGCATTCTCATCTGTTTGATTACTACTCTCTTTGCAACTGATTTCTTTGAGATCAAAGCCGTCAAGGAAATTGAACCAGCATTGAAAAAGCAGCTTATCATTTCTACAGCACTCATGACTGTTGGAATTGCAATTATTAGTTGGCTTGCTCTCCCATCGACCTTCACTATTTTCAACTTTGGAGCTCAGAAAGAAGTTAAGAGCTG GCAGTTATTCCTATGTGTGGCCGTAGGACTCTGGGCTGGACTTATTATAGGGTTTGTCACGGAATATTATACAAGCAATGCTTACAG CCCTGTACAAGATGTTGCTGATTCCTGCCGGACTGGAGCTGCAACCAATGTCATCTTTGGCCTTGCGCTAGGATACAAGTCTGTCATTATTCCTATTTTTGCCATTGCCATAAGTATCTTCGTAAGTTTCAGTTTTGCTGCAATGTATGGAATTGCTGTGGCTGCCCTTGGAATGCTTAGTACTATTGCTACTGGATTGGCTATTGATGCCTATGGACCTATCAGTGACAATGCTGGAGGCATTGCTGAAATGGCTGGAATGAGCCATCGTATCCGCGAGAGAACTGATGCACTTGATGCTGCTGGCAACACAACTGCTGCCATTGGCAAG GGATTCGCCATTGGATCTGCTGCTCTGGTATCTTTGGCCCTATTCGGTGCCTTTGTCAGCAGAGCAGGAATTTCAACTGTTGATGTCTTGACTCCCAAGGTCTTTATTGGACTCTTAGTTGGCGCCATGCTCCCCTACTGGTTCTCTGCCATGACCATGAAGAGTGTAGGAAGTGCAGCTTTGAAGATGGTTGAGGAAGTTCTCAGGCAGTTCAACACCATTCCAGGACTCATGGAGGGTCACGCCAAGCCTGATTATGCCACATGCGTCAAGATTTCCACTGATGCATCCATCAAGGATATGATTCCTCCAGGTGCCCTTGTCATGCTTACACCACTCATTGTCGGTACCTTCTTTGGTGTGGAAACTCTCTCAGGCGTTCTTGCAGGTGCTCTTGTTTCTGGTGTGCAG ATTGCAATATCAGCATCAAACACGGGTGGTGCCTGGGATAATGCTAAGAAGTACATTGAG GACCATCTAAAGATAGGTCCTCTAGCCACCCCCAGGATAACCACCTCCTCGTCATCATTAACTTGCCACCGTGACCTTG TTCCTTGA